One Agrococcus jenensis genomic region harbors:
- a CDS encoding branched-chain amino acid ABC transporter permease, producing MASQLDQALKHAPLRAPAPLFDRGKPDSGPRSQRGFMRILGILAVVLLAVLPFIDASAYTISIATSALIYIMLCMGLNVVVGYAGLLDLGYIAFFAVGAYISGILTTVLDWPMWAAVPATILACILAGIIIGGPTLRLRSDYLAIVTLGFGEIIRITANNLDVTGGPSGIHGIPTWSFGDWSFRDGLELFGIRFSGTILFYYFVALIVVTLGIIGLGRLARGRMGRAWKAVRDDEDAAEAMGINTYATKISAYIIGAVWAGLAGQLMATHLTAISPNSFQFLYSALILMAVVLGGMGSTPGVIIGALFVSLAPELLREFSEWRFLIFGVLLVVVMLFRPSGLWPATAVLPWLRARKPRAWPATAPIESLGDDARNEPAPREGRPEAASTGDPADDEEVRR from the coding sequence ATGGCCTCCCAGCTCGACCAGGCGCTGAAGCACGCGCCGCTGCGCGCGCCGGCCCCGCTCTTCGACCGCGGCAAGCCCGACTCCGGCCCGCGCTCGCAGCGCGGCTTCATGCGGATCCTCGGCATCCTCGCCGTGGTGCTGCTCGCGGTGCTGCCGTTCATCGACGCAAGCGCGTACACGATCTCGATCGCCACGAGCGCCCTCATCTACATCATGCTCTGCATGGGCCTCAACGTCGTGGTCGGCTACGCGGGGCTGCTCGACCTGGGCTACATCGCGTTCTTCGCGGTCGGCGCCTACATCTCGGGCATCCTCACGACCGTGCTCGACTGGCCGATGTGGGCCGCGGTGCCGGCGACGATCCTCGCGTGCATCCTCGCCGGCATCATCATCGGCGGCCCGACGCTGCGGCTGCGCTCCGACTACTTGGCGATCGTCACGCTCGGCTTCGGCGAGATCATCCGCATCACGGCGAACAACCTCGACGTGACGGGCGGCCCCTCCGGCATCCACGGCATCCCCACCTGGTCGTTCGGCGACTGGAGCTTCCGGGACGGGCTCGAGCTGTTCGGCATCCGATTCTCGGGCACGATCCTTTTCTACTACTTCGTCGCCCTCATCGTCGTGACGCTCGGCATCATCGGCCTCGGTCGCCTCGCGCGCGGCCGCATGGGCAGGGCCTGGAAGGCCGTGCGCGACGACGAGGACGCGGCGGAGGCGATGGGCATCAACACCTACGCCACCAAGATCTCGGCGTACATCATCGGCGCCGTCTGGGCGGGCCTCGCCGGCCAGCTCATGGCGACCCATCTCACGGCGATCAGCCCGAACTCGTTCCAGTTCCTGTACTCGGCGCTCATCCTCATGGCCGTGGTGCTCGGCGGCATGGGCTCGACCCCCGGCGTCATCATCGGCGCGCTCTTCGTGTCGCTCGCGCCCGAGCTGCTGCGCGAGTTCTCGGAGTGGCGCTTCCTGATCTTCGGCGTGCTGCTCGTCGTCGTGATGCTCTTCCGGCCCTCCGGCCTGTGGCCCGCGACGGCGGTGCTGCCATGGCTGCGCGCCCGCAAGCCGCGCGCGTGGCCGGCCACCGCGCCCATCGAGTCGCTCGGCGACGACGCGCGCAACGAGCCGGCGCCGAGGGAGGGGCGGCCGGAGGCTGCCTCGACCGGGGACCCGGCCGACGACGAGGAGGTCCGACGATGA
- a CDS encoding ABC transporter ATP-binding protein, translated as MTALLEVRDLHLRFGGVKAVDGLSFEVREGEILAVIGPNGAGKTSAFNCISGFYRPTSGSISFDGRSIMRVLPSTITRRGMARTFQNLRLFKEMTVLDNVKTAMHANLREGIFDNLLHTPRYLRAEEACAREARGWLDFVGFEGDEQLFVTQLPYGEQRRVEIARALATSPKLLLLDEPAAGLNYGEKQGLMRLIRKIRDLGVGIVLIEHDMGLVMELAERIVVLNYGKEIADGTPAEIKANPIVIEAYLGAEDEEAAIDDTTLTQSVPIAADDERKGEQA; from the coding sequence ATGACCGCGCTGCTCGAGGTGCGCGACCTGCACCTGCGGTTCGGCGGCGTCAAGGCCGTCGACGGGCTCTCGTTCGAGGTGCGCGAGGGCGAGATCCTCGCGGTCATCGGTCCGAACGGGGCCGGCAAGACGAGCGCGTTCAACTGCATCTCCGGCTTCTACCGCCCGACGAGCGGCTCGATCTCGTTCGACGGCCGGTCGATCATGCGGGTGCTGCCGTCCACGATCACGCGCCGCGGCATGGCGCGCACGTTCCAGAACCTCCGCCTCTTCAAGGAGATGACGGTGCTGGACAACGTGAAGACGGCGATGCACGCCAATCTCCGCGAGGGCATCTTCGACAACCTGCTGCACACGCCCCGCTACCTGCGCGCCGAAGAGGCGTGCGCTCGCGAGGCGCGCGGCTGGCTCGACTTCGTCGGATTCGAGGGCGACGAGCAGCTGTTCGTCACGCAGCTGCCCTACGGCGAGCAGCGCCGCGTCGAGATCGCGCGAGCGCTCGCGACGAGCCCGAAGCTGCTGCTGCTCGACGAGCCCGCCGCGGGCCTCAACTACGGCGAGAAGCAGGGGCTCATGCGGCTCATCCGCAAGATCCGCGACCTCGGCGTCGGGATCGTGCTCATCGAGCACGACATGGGGCTCGTGATGGAGCTCGCGGAGCGCATCGTCGTGCTCAACTACGGCAAGGAGATCGCCGACGGCACGCCCGCCGAGATCAAGGCGAACCCGATCGTCATCGAGGCCTACCTGGGCGCCGAGGACGAGGAGGCCGCGATCGACGACACGACGCTCACGCAGTCGGTGCCGATCGCGGCGGACGACGAGCGCAAGGGGGAGCAGGCATGA
- a CDS encoding ABC transporter ATP-binding protein, producing MSWLEVEDADVFYGRVHALRGLSFAVEQGEIVCLLGNNGAGKSTTMNLLSGLVRPKSGRVRWDGVDLAAAKPWDIVSKGLVHVPEGRRIFSTMTVHDNLLLGGYTVKDQRAIAERVDLAYSLMPRLAERRKQQGGTLSGGEQQMLAIGRALVAGPRLLLLDEPSMGLAPLVVKQVMEIIAEVNRQGTTVLLVEQNARAALRIAHRAYVVETGSVTLQGDAAELARDSRVVDAYLGA from the coding sequence ATGAGCTGGCTCGAGGTCGAGGACGCCGACGTCTTCTACGGGCGGGTCCACGCGCTGCGCGGGCTGTCGTTCGCGGTCGAGCAGGGCGAGATCGTCTGCCTGCTCGGCAACAACGGCGCGGGCAAGTCGACCACGATGAACCTGCTCTCGGGGCTCGTGCGGCCCAAGAGCGGGCGCGTGCGGTGGGACGGCGTCGACCTCGCGGCCGCGAAGCCGTGGGACATCGTGTCGAAGGGGCTCGTGCACGTGCCCGAGGGCCGGCGCATCTTCTCGACGATGACCGTGCACGACAACCTGCTGCTCGGCGGCTACACCGTGAAGGACCAGCGCGCGATCGCGGAGCGCGTCGATCTCGCGTACTCGCTCATGCCTCGGCTCGCGGAGCGGCGCAAGCAGCAGGGCGGCACGCTCTCCGGCGGCGAGCAGCAGATGCTCGCGATCGGGCGCGCGCTCGTCGCGGGACCGCGGCTGCTGCTGCTCGACGAGCCGTCGATGGGGCTCGCGCCGCTCGTGGTGAAGCAGGTGATGGAGATCATCGCCGAGGTGAACCGCCAGGGCACCACGGTGCTGCTCGTCGAGCAGAACGCGCGCGCGGCCCTGCGCATCGCGCACCGCGCCTACGTCGTCGAGACGGGGAGCGTCACGCTGCAGGGCGACGCGGCGGAGCTCGCGAGGGACTCGCGCGTCGTCGACGCATACCTGGGCGCGTGA
- a CDS encoding NAD(P)/FAD-dependent oxidoreductase has translation MRVVVVGAGVIGAACALRLAQAGAEVVMVDRSGIAAETSSRCEGNVLVSDKSAATSVRAEAELAIVANAMWRDLAAELDAERGDGPATEYEAKGGIVVAFPGGGDALLRFAEGQRAIGIRAEPLDRAALAALEPDLSAAVELGVHYPDDAQVQPSLATQSMAAAALRCGATVVRAEVTGARMRGDRIVGVDTTTGPIDADAVVVCAGPWSGEVAGRLGTHVDIRPRRGTILVTTPMRQRVHHKVYDADYVGAVGSGDAALQTSTVVESTPAGTVLIGSSRERVGFDETGTLPALAEIAAKAARLFPFLADVQLLRTYAGFRPFAPDHLPVIGPDARVEGLFHASGHEGAGIGLAPATAALIVHHVLGTAAPFDPAPFLHSRPGLQVAA, from the coding sequence ATGCGGGTGGTCGTGGTCGGCGCCGGGGTGATCGGCGCAGCGTGCGCGCTGCGGCTCGCGCAGGCGGGCGCCGAGGTGGTGATGGTCGACCGCTCGGGCATCGCGGCGGAGACCTCGAGCCGCTGCGAGGGCAACGTGCTCGTGAGCGACAAGAGCGCTGCCACGTCGGTGCGCGCGGAGGCGGAGCTCGCGATCGTGGCCAATGCGATGTGGCGCGACCTCGCTGCCGAGCTCGATGCCGAGCGCGGCGACGGGCCGGCGACGGAGTACGAGGCGAAGGGCGGCATCGTCGTCGCCTTCCCCGGCGGCGGCGACGCCCTCCTGCGGTTCGCGGAGGGGCAGCGCGCGATCGGCATCCGCGCGGAGCCGCTCGACCGCGCGGCGCTCGCGGCGCTCGAGCCCGACCTCTCGGCCGCGGTGGAGCTCGGCGTCCACTACCCCGACGACGCGCAGGTGCAGCCGTCGCTCGCTACGCAGTCGATGGCGGCTGCGGCGCTGCGGTGCGGCGCCACCGTCGTCCGCGCCGAGGTGACGGGCGCCCGCATGCGCGGCGACCGGATCGTCGGCGTCGACACGACGACCGGGCCGATCGACGCGGACGCCGTCGTCGTGTGCGCGGGGCCGTGGTCGGGCGAGGTCGCGGGGCGGCTGGGCACGCACGTCGACATCCGCCCTCGCCGCGGCACGATCCTCGTCACGACGCCCATGCGGCAGCGCGTCCACCACAAGGTCTACGACGCCGACTACGTCGGCGCCGTCGGTTCGGGCGACGCGGCGCTGCAGACGTCGACCGTCGTGGAGTCGACGCCCGCCGGCACCGTGCTCATCGGCTCGAGCCGCGAGCGCGTCGGGTTCGACGAGACGGGCACGCTGCCGGCGCTCGCCGAGATCGCGGCGAAGGCGGCCAGGCTGTTCCCGTTCCTCGCCGACGTGCAGCTGCTGCGCACGTACGCCGGCTTCCGGCCCTTCGCGCCCGATCACCTGCCCGTCATCGGGCCCGACGCGCGGGTCGAGGGGCTCTTCCATGCCTCCGGGCACGAGGGCGCTGGCATCGGCCTCGCCCCGGCGACCGCAGCCCTCATCGTCCACCACGTGCTCGGCACCGCGGCGCCCTTCGATCCGGCGCCGTTCCTCCACAGCCGTCCCGGGCTGCAGGTCGCCGCGTGA
- a CDS encoding (2Fe-2S)-binding protein, which yields MSPAFEFDGREVEARDGQTIAGALIASGRASWRTAAGAERGVFCGIGICQDCIVTVNGAAGVRACLRTACEGDVVTPEER from the coding sequence GTGAGCCCCGCGTTCGAGTTCGACGGCCGGGAGGTCGAGGCGCGCGACGGGCAGACGATCGCCGGCGCGCTGATCGCGAGCGGCCGTGCGTCGTGGCGCACCGCTGCCGGTGCTGAGCGGGGCGTCTTCTGCGGCATCGGCATCTGCCAGGACTGCATCGTCACCGTGAACGGTGCTGCGGGCGTGCGAGCGTGCCTGCGCACGGCCTGCGAGGGCGACGTCGTCACCCCGGAGGAGCGATGA
- a CDS encoding FAD-dependent oxidoreductase encodes MSDRHVIVLGAGPAGLAAASGALAEGARVTLLDEGDRLGGQYWRHHERLTDPRLQHGWAAFIALRDAIAAACESGRATVLQRAAVWRIDGEARRVHALVGTADAPGRRRVEIAGDAIVLATGAHDRALPLPGWTLPGVITAGAAQALAKRDGVVVGRRTLVAGAGPFLLPVAQSLAIAGSEVVAVLEASRVPALAAGWLARPWELLGAAGKAGELAEYAASLARHRTPYRTGHGVVRILGDRRVEGAVIARLDPQWRPIAGTEREVACDAVALGHGFMPRIDAALQVGCAVTDAAPGAPRFVVVDAVQRTSVDGVLAAGEITGIGGADAALAEGDLAGRTAAGAAEASLRRAVRRRDATDAFARRLEGAHGMRDGWRTWLEDDTLVCRCESVDAGTIARAAGSASRAMRLATRAGLGACQGRTCGAAVEALCGERLGLDRRPLLAPMRLSELAGARDAPGDLPSPV; translated from the coding sequence ATGAGCGATCGACACGTCATCGTGCTCGGCGCCGGTCCCGCGGGCCTCGCCGCTGCGAGCGGTGCGCTCGCCGAGGGTGCGCGGGTCACGCTGCTCGACGAGGGCGACCGCCTCGGCGGGCAGTACTGGCGCCATCACGAGCGGCTGACTGACCCCCGCCTGCAGCATGGCTGGGCGGCGTTCATCGCGCTGCGCGACGCGATCGCGGCGGCGTGCGAGTCGGGGAGGGCGACCGTGCTCCAGCGCGCGGCGGTGTGGCGGATCGACGGCGAGGCGCGCCGGGTGCACGCGCTCGTGGGGACGGCCGACGCGCCGGGGCGCCGCCGCGTCGAGATCGCGGGCGACGCGATCGTGCTCGCGACCGGCGCGCACGACCGCGCGCTGCCGCTGCCCGGGTGGACGCTCCCCGGCGTGATCACCGCGGGCGCGGCGCAGGCGCTCGCGAAGCGCGACGGCGTCGTCGTCGGACGGCGCACGCTCGTCGCGGGCGCCGGGCCGTTCCTGCTGCCGGTCGCGCAGTCGCTCGCGATCGCGGGCAGCGAGGTGGTTGCGGTGCTCGAGGCGTCGCGGGTGCCGGCGCTCGCCGCGGGGTGGCTGGCCAGGCCCTGGGAGCTGCTCGGCGCCGCCGGCAAGGCAGGCGAGCTCGCCGAGTACGCCGCGTCGCTCGCGCGCCACCGCACGCCCTACCGCACGGGCCACGGCGTGGTGCGCATCCTCGGCGATCGCCGCGTCGAGGGCGCGGTCATCGCGCGCCTCGACCCGCAGTGGCGGCCGATCGCCGGCACCGAGCGCGAGGTGGCGTGCGACGCGGTGGCGCTCGGCCACGGGTTCATGCCGCGCATCGACGCAGCCCTGCAGGTCGGATGCGCCGTGACCGACGCGGCGCCCGGCGCCCCGCGCTTCGTGGTGGTCGACGCCGTGCAGCGCACGAGCGTCGACGGCGTGCTGGCTGCCGGCGAGATCACGGGCATCGGCGGCGCCGACGCGGCGCTCGCCGAGGGCGACCTCGCCGGGCGCACGGCAGCCGGCGCCGCGGAGGCGTCGCTCCGCAGGGCGGTGCGCCGCCGGGACGCGACCGACGCCTTCGCGCGTCGCCTCGAGGGCGCGCACGGCATGCGCGACGGCTGGCGCACGTGGCTCGAGGACGACACGCTCGTGTGCCGGTGCGAATCGGTGGACGCCGGCACGATCGCTCGCGCGGCCGGATCCGCGTCTCGCGCCATGCGCCTCGCTACGCGCGCAGGGCTCGGCGCCTGCCAGGGCCGCACGTGCGGCGCCGCGGTCGAGGCGCTCTGCGGCGAGCGGCTCGGGCTCGACCGCAGACCGCTGCTCGCGCCGATGCGGCTGAGCGAGCTCGCCGGTGCGCGCGATGCCCCTGGCGATCTGCCGAGCCCTGTGTAA
- a CDS encoding dihydrodipicolinate synthase family protein, which translates to MSTIDLGGVVVATALAFKEDASAPAGLAVDYDRFGEHVDFLMANGCRGVGPNGSLGEYSSLTDDERRKVIQVAKEAVDGRGIVIAGVHGVGGHQARHWAELAAEDGADGVLLLPPTMYRANEGEVIAHYREVAKVGLPIMAYNNPFDTKVDLTPSLVAKLAEIPEVVAIKEFSGDVRRVYEIRELCDIDVIAGADDVLLEMMINGAVGWFAGYPNAFPKEAVELYDLLVAGKWQEAKALYEHLVPVFRWDSKTEFVQAIKLSMDICGNSYGGPTRPPRGELSAEQVAQVTADTERALAAIRGR; encoded by the coding sequence ATGAGCACGATCGATCTGGGCGGCGTCGTCGTCGCGACGGCCCTCGCCTTCAAGGAGGACGCCTCGGCCCCCGCCGGCCTGGCGGTCGACTACGACCGGTTCGGCGAGCACGTCGACTTCCTCATGGCCAACGGCTGCCGCGGCGTGGGCCCCAACGGCTCGCTCGGCGAGTACTCCTCGCTCACGGACGACGAGCGCCGCAAGGTCATCCAGGTCGCGAAGGAGGCGGTCGACGGCCGCGGCATCGTCATCGCCGGCGTGCACGGCGTCGGCGGCCACCAGGCGCGCCACTGGGCCGAGCTCGCGGCCGAGGACGGCGCCGACGGCGTGCTGCTGCTGCCGCCGACGATGTACCGCGCGAACGAGGGCGAGGTCATCGCGCACTACCGGGAGGTCGCGAAGGTCGGCCTGCCGATCATGGCCTACAACAACCCCTTCGACACGAAGGTCGACCTCACGCCCTCGCTCGTCGCGAAGCTCGCCGAGATCCCCGAGGTCGTCGCGATCAAGGAGTTCTCCGGCGACGTGCGCCGTGTCTACGAGATCCGCGAGCTGTGCGACATCGACGTGATCGCCGGCGCCGACGACGTGCTCCTCGAGATGATGATCAACGGCGCGGTCGGCTGGTTCGCCGGCTACCCCAACGCCTTCCCGAAGGAGGCCGTCGAGCTCTACGATCTGCTGGTGGCCGGCAAGTGGCAGGAGGCGAAGGCGCTCTACGAGCACCTCGTGCCGGTCTTCCGCTGGGACTCGAAGACCGAGTTCGTGCAGGCGATCAAGCTGTCGATGGACATCTGCGGCAACTCCTACGGCGGCCCGACGCGGCCGCCCCGCGGCGAGCTCTCCGCCGAGCAGGTCGCCCAGGTCACCGCCGACACCGAGCGGGCCCTCGCGGCCATCCGCGGACGCTGA
- a CDS encoding proline racemase family protein, translated as MRASRAFQAVDSHTEGMPTRVVTGGVGVIPGATANERRLHAIEHLDGLRGLLMHEPRGHAAMSGAILQPSTRDDCDWGVVYIEASGFLPMCGHGTIGVATVLVETGMVEVTEPVTEIRLDVPAGVVVARVEVEGGAAKRVTIENVPSFVERLDAIIDVPGVGRVPYSVAWGGNFYALVDLDDVGLPFDRARQDEILACGLAIMDAINEQAPPAHPTLEGSDHVHHVEFIAPGSDAVRSRHAMAIHPGWFDRSPCGTGTSARMAELHARGELALETDFVNESFIGTEFTGRLLRTTTVGDRDAVVPTIAGRAWVTGMGTYLLDPSDPFPHGFEF; from the coding sequence ATGCGGGCCAGCCGTGCCTTCCAGGCGGTCGACTCCCACACCGAGGGGATGCCGACGCGCGTCGTGACCGGCGGCGTCGGGGTCATCCCCGGTGCCACGGCGAACGAGCGGCGGCTGCACGCGATCGAGCACCTCGACGGGCTGAGGGGCCTCCTCATGCACGAGCCGCGCGGCCACGCCGCGATGTCGGGCGCCATCCTGCAGCCCTCGACGCGCGACGACTGCGACTGGGGCGTCGTCTACATCGAGGCGTCGGGCTTCCTCCCCATGTGCGGCCACGGCACCATCGGCGTCGCGACCGTGCTCGTCGAGACCGGGATGGTCGAGGTGACGGAGCCCGTCACCGAGATCCGGCTCGACGTGCCCGCCGGCGTCGTGGTCGCCCGCGTCGAGGTCGAGGGAGGCGCCGCGAAGCGCGTCACGATCGAGAACGTGCCGTCGTTCGTCGAGCGCCTCGACGCCATCATCGACGTGCCCGGCGTCGGCCGCGTGCCCTACTCGGTCGCGTGGGGCGGCAACTTCTACGCACTGGTCGACCTCGACGACGTGGGGCTGCCCTTCGACCGGGCGCGACAGGACGAGATCCTGGCGTGCGGGCTCGCGATCATGGACGCGATCAACGAGCAGGCACCGCCCGCGCATCCGACGCTCGAGGGCTCGGACCACGTGCACCACGTCGAGTTCATCGCACCGGGCTCCGACGCGGTGCGCTCGCGGCACGCGATGGCGATCCACCCCGGGTGGTTCGACCGCTCGCCCTGCGGCACGGGCACGAGCGCGCGCATGGCCGAGCTCCACGCCCGCGGCGAGCTCGCGCTCGAGACCGACTTCGTCAACGAGTCGTTCATCGGCACCGAGTTCACCGGCCGGCTGCTGCGCACGACCACCGTCGGCGACCGCGACGCGGTCGTGCCGACGATCGCCGGCCGGGCATGGGTCACGGGGATGGGCACCTACCTGCTCGATCCGTCCGACCCGTTCCCGCACGGCTTCGAGTTCTGA
- a CDS encoding aldehyde dehydrogenase family protein, protein MTDIDIDAVAERAERAARPFAATAPRHRAAALVAAADALDAAAPSLIAIAMRETGLAEGRLTGEVRRTSNQLRLFAEAIVDGAYLDARIDAPDPEYVIGPRPDVRRVLEPVGPVLNFAASNFPFAFSVAGGDTAAALAAGCPVIVKAHSGHPELSRATAEVVVGALAEAGMPDGAFQLIEGQANGTAMLEHPAIRAAAFTGSGRVGRMLADIAAARPRPIPFFGELGSVNPAYATAGAVEAEPDLLRGFVASVAGSAGQLCTKPGFLFVPADADLGDVPDAASGVPEHRLLNPGIGTSFEARRAEVLGTDGVRVLAEGAVRVDGDDQRWATPTIVEVSADALDAAGDALLEESFGPLSVIVRYDALEALPALHERLFPGNLTSTLHATDAEADAVRPLVDALSETSGRVLFGGWPTGVSVTSAMQHGGPYPATTTDATSVGTAAITRFLRGVAYQDAPESLLPAPLQDANPWGVPQRRSEPGLSSGWGGLSGAF, encoded by the coding sequence ATGACCGACATCGACATCGACGCCGTCGCCGAGCGCGCGGAGCGCGCCGCGCGGCCCTTCGCCGCGACGGCGCCGCGACACCGAGCCGCCGCCCTCGTCGCGGCCGCCGACGCGCTCGACGCCGCAGCCCCCTCGCTGATCGCGATCGCGATGCGCGAGACCGGCCTCGCCGAGGGGCGGCTCACGGGCGAGGTGCGGCGCACGTCGAACCAGCTGCGGCTCTTCGCCGAGGCGATCGTCGACGGCGCCTACCTCGACGCGAGGATCGACGCGCCCGACCCCGAGTACGTCATCGGCCCGCGTCCCGACGTGCGCCGCGTGCTGGAGCCGGTGGGCCCCGTGCTCAACTTCGCCGCCTCGAACTTCCCCTTCGCGTTCTCGGTCGCGGGCGGCGACACGGCGGCGGCGCTCGCGGCCGGCTGCCCCGTGATCGTCAAGGCGCACTCCGGCCACCCCGAGCTCTCGCGCGCGACCGCCGAGGTCGTCGTCGGCGCGCTGGCCGAGGCGGGGATGCCTGACGGCGCGTTCCAGCTCATCGAGGGCCAGGCGAACGGCACGGCGATGCTGGAGCACCCCGCCATCCGCGCCGCCGCGTTCACCGGCTCCGGGCGGGTGGGCCGGATGCTCGCCGACATCGCCGCGGCGCGGCCGCGCCCCATCCCGTTCTTCGGCGAGCTCGGCTCCGTGAACCCGGCGTACGCGACCGCGGGCGCGGTGGAGGCGGAGCCGGATCTCCTCCGCGGGTTCGTGGCGTCGGTCGCGGGATCCGCCGGCCAGCTGTGCACGAAGCCCGGGTTCCTCTTCGTACCCGCCGACGCCGACCTCGGCGACGTGCCCGACGCGGCCAGCGGCGTGCCGGAGCACCGGCTGCTCAACCCCGGCATCGGCACGTCCTTCGAGGCGCGGAGGGCCGAGGTGCTCGGGACCGACGGCGTGCGGGTGCTCGCCGAGGGCGCCGTGCGGGTCGACGGCGACGACCAGCGCTGGGCGACGCCGACGATCGTCGAGGTCTCGGCCGACGCGCTCGACGCGGCCGGCGACGCGCTGCTCGAGGAGTCCTTCGGGCCGCTCTCGGTCATCGTCCGCTACGACGCGCTCGAGGCCCTGCCGGCCCTCCACGAGCGGCTCTTCCCCGGCAACCTGACGTCGACGCTGCACGCGACGGACGCGGAGGCCGATGCCGTGCGCCCGCTCGTCGACGCGCTGTCCGAGACGAGCGGCCGCGTGCTGTTCGGCGGCTGGCCGACGGGCGTCTCTGTGACGAGCGCCATGCAGCACGGCGGGCCCTACCCGGCGACCACCACGGATGCGACGAGCGTGGGCACCGCGGCGATCACGCGCTTCCTGCGGGGCGTCGCCTACCAGGACGCGCCGGAGTCGCTGCTGCCGGCACCGCTGCAGGACGCCAACCCGTGGGGCGTGCCGCAGCGCCGGAGCGAGCCCGGCCTCTCGTCGGGCTGGGGCGGGCTCAGCGGCGCGTTCTGA
- a CDS encoding proline racemase family protein: MRFETEDWHTAGEPFRIVTSVATTGATVAERRVRAMTGAPDDARRFLCLEPRGHDDMYGGFITPPDDEGADFGVLFWHKDGFSTACGHGTIALGAWAVETGRVAAPDDGEATVTIDVPSGRVQAVVHREGGRTTRVVFRSVASRVLVTGVPLTTSRGDVEVDLVFGGAVYATLPASAVGLSVEPQHTAALIAIGREIKWAVDRHPAAQLDDQRLSGVYGTILVDDLGRDATGPHQRNVTVFADGEVDRSPCGSGTAARVALLHARGELAEGEVLTHDSIIGTRFLGRVAATIAEGVLPEVEGMAHRVGSSTFELDPRDPLAAGFSLR; this comes from the coding sequence ATGAGGTTCGAGACCGAGGACTGGCACACGGCGGGCGAGCCGTTCCGCATCGTGACGAGCGTCGCGACGACGGGCGCCACCGTCGCCGAGCGTCGCGTGCGCGCGATGACGGGCGCGCCGGACGACGCCCGGCGGTTCCTCTGCCTCGAGCCGCGGGGCCATGACGACATGTACGGCGGCTTCATCACGCCGCCGGACGACGAGGGCGCCGACTTCGGCGTGCTCTTCTGGCACAAGGACGGCTTCTCGACCGCGTGCGGCCACGGCACCATCGCGCTCGGCGCGTGGGCCGTCGAGACCGGTCGCGTCGCGGCGCCGGACGACGGCGAGGCGACCGTGACGATCGACGTGCCGAGCGGGCGCGTGCAGGCCGTCGTGCACCGCGAGGGCGGGCGCACGACGCGGGTCGTGTTCCGCAGCGTCGCGTCGAGGGTGCTCGTGACGGGCGTGCCCCTCACCACGAGCCGCGGCGACGTCGAGGTCGACCTCGTGTTCGGCGGCGCCGTCTACGCGACCCTGCCGGCCTCGGCCGTCGGGCTCTCGGTCGAGCCGCAGCACACGGCGGCGCTCATCGCGATCGGCCGCGAGATCAAGTGGGCGGTGGACCGCCACCCGGCGGCGCAGCTCGACGACCAGCGCCTCTCGGGCGTCTACGGCACGATCCTCGTCGACGACCTGGGCCGGGATGCGACCGGCCCCCACCAGCGCAACGTGACCGTCTTCGCCGACGGCGAGGTCGACCGCAGCCCGTGCGGCTCGGGCACCGCGGCGCGCGTCGCGCTCCTGCATGCCCGCGGCGAGCTGGCCGAGGGCGAGGTGCTCACGCACGACTCGATCATCGGCACGCGCTTCCTCGGCCGCGTCGCCGCGACGATCGCCGAGGGCGTGCTGCCCGAGGTCGAGGGCATGGCCCACCGCGTGGGGTCGAGCACGTTCGAGCTCGACCCCCGCGACCCGCTCGCCGCGGGCTTCAGCCTCCGCTGA